One segment of Nomia melanderi isolate GNS246 chromosome 10, iyNomMela1, whole genome shotgun sequence DNA contains the following:
- the LOC116429834 gene encoding trypsin-1, translating to MELIDRVIPHRGFSYTSKRNDIGLFRVTIMCIYKFYVENTNKKVQSWKTDVWKTGAGTYLRHVHLPLIPPEKCRIDNVDEKVNICAGVEEGGKDSCQGDSGGPLLCNGTQVGIVSWGFGCARPGLPGVYTRLDVYLDWINQSLHNNKAARNILSVTTILIIFFLALYLSLVNN from the exons ATGGAATTGATAGACCGAGTGATCCCGCACAGGGGCTTTAGTTACACGAGCAAGCGTAACGATATTGGATTGTTCAGGGTGACtattatgtgtatatataagtTCTATGtggaaaatacaaataaaaaagtaCAGTCGTGGAAAACG GATGTCTGGAAA ACGGGAGCTGGCACTTATCTACGTCACGTCCATCTTCCATTAATTCCACCGGAGAAATGTCGAATAGACAATGTCGACGAAAAAGTGAATATCTGCGCAGGTGTGGAGGAGGGCGGTAAAGATTCTTGTCaa GGTGACAGTGGTGGACCGTTACTGTGCAATGGTACTCAAGTAGGAATAGTATCATGGGGATTCGGATGTGCTCGTCCTGGCTTACCTGGCGTGTACACTCGATTGGACGTCTATTTGGATTGGATCAATCAATCCCTACACAATAATAAGGCAGCACGAAACATTTTAAGCGTCACAACTATCCTCATCATCTTCTTCCTTGCACTATACTTATCgttagtaaataattaa